The following proteins come from a genomic window of Solea solea chromosome 3, fSolSol10.1, whole genome shotgun sequence:
- the kdm6ba gene encoding lysine-specific demethylase 6B isoform X1, translating into MHHAVEQFGGRGTRDSFPLDGLNRGPWAPVGGRAWQPPPRCPPGMNQHQFLPHLPPGPMGGLNHPSKYFNNGPMRGGEKLELPQPVLPGLQREQQRPPHLHHPPPHRAWEQLGQLYESHLPPQGHPGVPMPNEHSLRLHNGSYAGSGGPPPNSHVPHTRPSQLLKFGGPQEQHVPRGAQLLGDEMWAQVHQQKGYPGKMLGGQLKRPGPPLGEHSVIQHTPPPSLHPSSHLPAAEDCPSPNKKKKSSDQVSHPGLQRFPGRGQPMSQQQPSLHHPPPKPFWNPLHKDNPPWQPHASDCNPSQEFQVRTETNKQRMGSYTQKSSPASSTSSNLSPTPNSSPRSYNQGCAPQPQKDTFQSQAVNHRSPNSTYPSPCSKLGLAPPCQSTEPCGSHNQRGPPIGGHGGSQATSYSASTLTRGDRDPHGQSSPANPPATSKSSSSVPYSHFQPHPGLGHQGPPLPPPPPPAPLASNTSVSQQQQSRPHEAWRYQSRPSSHSLESRIFRPPGLLPQHQQSHNQVIDSRVPSQHHHHINLSLPPTNSTRAPVITPNVPLSQTSNSVSGFSSSIGVTVNTSPSTGCSVNNGNSNSSWQTEREPRPKTSINPVISATSQLDAVQQPGCQRRGQAPTATQHQQQGLPRLQQQGQAKSQPMKEMTSYYPQAEVAHHPAFSSPSLFSSGHQRAGDSVITSRGSNLLPHSPSTYCPAPHSAVNSVNQPSSQIVSSRLGRHQDSVSTQFQINPPASTTVPQSIGEALDKLDAELEGHMQAEERRRRDREEQEQRLREEERRKKEWEMRQKQEEERKRKELKKEEERKKRELERQEEERRRRNWERQEQERKRRQEEERKRRELERQEERKKREFERQEEERKKREWEKKELERKRREQERREAEREGQERKKRELERQEEEKKKQRELEKQKEDRKRMEVEACCAKGKEQTAIENLERLLASNSSLTPPPPRLSSVAAPASGPSPPNSQVSPTYPWLSRGGVLPCPPGQTLTTTTPAERLQPPPLTPQTEYAREKQRQREMWSNNGGMTFSLPSTHNTSGMNKPVYPNKPPAMQAAPTQSKDTSRERESSHPSLPIMALREPPKLYQAFPRENHPPTLSSSSSTGGILNKHVTGSGSDSDSAQFEEEPSEMSTLLPDGLANIMAMLDESIKKEEEMYDSEKIGSTGLFNSFSSHVQPIKSYLCAPDLVPATKHQHNQEDFGSNLHASPPVLSRQGSLASPCSRTSSLNEEDEEYLKPPSVVAKQSVGMGVGNTNYRHSDLAKLYGLPEQTKSEADEDEEEEDSETPSCSPPPQRPHLHQTGVNSMFKSLATVVESQKYAYRGGPFGRPPPSALVGVKYSSSLSLGPDICRQQQSGSPTSDSTNPPFSPAVPALKSSPPLMEDTKLKTEDADIWRDNGERTEEIINSIKKESIPPIKPIKVVKNEQQLMTISESSLAELGKSCEIMLSQQSLPNKKADGREEESHKPEKVKEHRDKDRNRDREREKEKKKHGHSSSRKREERKEKKYRERREEMDFSTASSSSSSTHSSSSHKRHKDGKSHKEKKDRRILGDLNLQSKEGSEKNRSHHDTDKKKRKEASGASSTSEGEHAEWTSRSPGERSSEHKKSSEAGSSLGSTDLLKLKALSDGPPKELKIRLIKVESGDRETFIASEVEEKRIPLGEISIKNTASEIIKSCKAARIKGKFKESYLLPAFSVKPIMTMEEPIPREKLNPPTPSIYLESKRDAFSPVLLQFCTDSKNPVTVIRGLAGSLRLNLGLFSTKSLVEANAEQAVEVRTQVQQPADENWDPSGTGQTWPCESSRSHTTIAKYAQYQASSFQESLQEEKGSDEEEEEEDDKEKKPPNGSETPIKENSKESSSGEQKPVGKIIKFGTNIDLSDPKRWKSQLQELQKLPAFMRVASSGNMLSHVGHTILGMNTVQLYMKVPGSRTPGHQENNNFCSVNINIGPGDCEWFSVHENYWEAINDFCEKHGVDYLTGSWWPVLEDLYKANIPVYRFIQRPGDLVWINAGTVHWVQAVGWCNNIAWNVGPLNGYQYQVALERFEWNEVKKVKSIVPMIHVSWNLARTVKVTDQETYKMLKHCLLQSMKHIQILRDQLVAEGKKISYQSRVKDEPAYYCNECDVEVFNLLFVTSESSSRKTYVVHCEDCARQRSPNLTNVVVLEQCRTEELMSAYDSFSQASSSR; encoded by the exons ATGCATCACGCAGTAGAGCAGTTCGGCGGGCGTGGCACACGGGATTCCTTCCCTCTGGACGGACTCAACCGGGGACCATGGGCTCCTGTGGGCGGCCGCGCCTGGCAGCCACCTCCCAG ATGTCCACCTGGGATGAACCAACACCAGTTCCTCCCCCATCTACCTCCTGGTCCTATGGGAGGACTCAACCACCCCAgtaaatactttaataatgg GCCCATGAGAGGAGGTGAGAAGCTTGAACTCCCACAGCCAGTGTTGCCAGGCCTGCAAAGGGAGCAGCAGAGacctcctcatcttcatcatccacCTCCTCACAGAGCATGGGAACAATTAGGTCAGCTGTATGAATCCCACCTCCCTCCTCAAGGACATCCAGGTGTGCCCATGCCCAATGAGCACTCTCTTCGTCTCCATAATGGAAGCTATGCTGGCAGTGGTGGACCTCCCCCCAACTCACATGTTCCTCACACACGGCCCAGTCAACTGCTGAAG TTTGGGGGTCCTCAGGAGCAGCATGTTCCCCGGGGTGCACAATTGCTGGGAGATGAGATGTGGGCTCAGGTGCACCAG CAGAAAGGTTATCCAGGGAAGATGCTAGGGGGTCAGCTGAAGAGACCAGGACCTCCGCTGGGAGAGCACTCAGTTATCCAGcacactcctcctccatccCTGCATCCGTCATCCCATCTTCCTGCTGCAGAGGACTGTCCCAGCCccaacaagaagaaaaagagttcAGATCAG GTATCCCATCCTGGGCTACAGCGTTTCCCTGGTCGTGGCCAACCCATGTCTCAGCAGCAGCCATCACTCCACCATCCCCCCCCAAAACCTTTCTGGAACCCTCTTCACAAGGACAACCCTCCCTGGCAGCCTCACGCCTCTGACTGCAACCCGTCACAGGAGTTCCAGGTCCGAACT gaaaccaacaaacaaagaaTGGGCAGCTACACCCAAAAGTCCTCTCCTGCCTCTTCCACCTCTTCAAACCTCTCCCCTACACCAAACTCTTCTCCAAGAAGCTACAACCAGGGATGTGCTCCTCAGCCCCAGAAAGACACATTCCAGTCTCAGGCTGTAAACCATCGGTCCCCTAACTCTACCTACCCTAGCCCCTGCTCCAAACTGGGACTGGCTCCACCCTGCCAGTCCACCGAACCTTGTGGTTCTCACAACCAGAGAGGCCCTCCCATTGGGGGCCATGGTGGCAGCCAAGCTACCTCTTACTCAGCATCTACCCTAACCAGGGGGGACAGAGATCCACATGGGCAATCTTCACCAGCAAACCCCCCTGCAACcagcaagagcagcagcagtgtgcctTACAGCCACTTCCAGCCTCATCCAGGGCTGGGGCACCAGggtccccctcttcctcctccccctcctcctgctcctcttgcCAGCAACACCTCAGTATCTCAGCAACAGCAAAGTCGGCCACATGAGGCCTGGAGATACCAGAGCAGGCCCAGTAGTCACTCCCTG GAGTCGCGCATCTTCAGGCCTCCAGGACTACTACCTCAGCACCAGCAGAGCCACAATCAGGTCATAGATAGTCGGGTTCCTTCCCAGCATCACCATCACATCAATCTTTCCCTGCCCCCAACCAACTCTACCCGAGCACCTGTTATTACCCCTAATGTTCCTTTATCCCAGACCTCCAACTCTGTTAGTGGCTTCAGCAGCTCAATAGGGGTCACAGTAAACACATCTCCCTCTACTGGCTGCTCGGTGAACAAtggcaacagtaacagcagttgGCAAACAGAACGAGAGCCAAGACCTAAAACCTCCATCAATCCTGTCATCAGCGCCACCTCTCAGCTGGATGCTGTACAGCAACCGGGTTGTCAAAGAAGAGGACAAGCTCCCACTGCCACCCAGCATCAGCAACAGGGGCTGCCTAGACTACAACAACAGGGACAGGCCAAGTCCCAACCCATGAAAGAGATGACGTCATATTATCCTCAGGCTGAAGTGGCGCATCATCCTGCCTTTTCCTCACCTTCTTTGTTCTCCTCAGGGCATCAGAGAGCAGGGGACAGTGTGATAACAAGCAGAGGTTCAAATCTACTTCCTCACTCTCCTTCTACGTACTGCCCAGCTCCTCACTCAGCAGTCAACTCTGTGAATCAGCCTTCCAGTCAAATCGTCTCCTCCAGATTGGGTCGTCACCAGGATTCTGTCTCAACACAGTTCCAGATTAATCCACCAGCTTCAACCACTGTACCCCAATCCATCGGGGAGGCTCTAGACAAGCTTGATGCTGAGCTAGAGGGTCACATGCAAGctgaggaaaggaggaggagggacagagaggagcaggagcaaagactgagagaagaggagagaaggaagaaagaatGGGAGATGAGACAAAagcaagaagaggagaggaagaggaaagagctgaaaaaggaggaggaaagaaaaaagagagaactggagagacaggaagaggagaggagaaggagaaattGGGAGAGGCAGgagcaagagagaaagaggaggcaagaagaggagaggaaaagaagagagttGGAGcggcaggaggagaggaaaaagagagaatttgagagacaggaagaggagaggaaaaagcgAGAATGGGAGAAGAAGGAGCTggaaaggaagaggagagaacaAGAGCGGCGAgaagcagagagggaggggcaggagagaaagaagagagagctggagaggcaggaggaagaaaagaaaaaacaaagagaacttGAGAAGCAAAAGGAGGATAGAAAGAGGATGGAGGTAGAAGCATGCTGTGCAAAAGGCAAAGAGCAGACTGCTATTGAAAATCTGGAGAGACTGCTTGCTAGCAACTCCTCCCTAACTCCACCACCTCCCCGCCTTTCCTCTGTTGCTGCACCTGCTTCAGGTCCATCACCTCCCAATTCCCAAGTCTCACCCACATATCCCTGGCTAAGTCGTGGTGGTGTCCTGCCCTGTCCACCAGGTCAGACACTCACAACTACTACTCCGGCAGAGAGGCTgcagcctcctcctctcacaCCTCAGACTGAATATGCCAGAGAAaagcagaggcagagggagatgTGGAGCAACAATGGCGGAATGACATTCAGTCTCCCATCAACACACAATACCTCAGGGATGAACAAGCCGGTATACCCCAACAAGCCCCCGGCAATGCAAGCCGCACCCACCCAATCCAAAGACAcatcaagagagagagaaagcagccATCCCTCTCTCCCTATCATGGCACTTCGAGAGCCCCCCAAACTGTATCAGGCTTTTCCCAGAGAAAACCATCCACCAACACTCTCATCCTCCAGCTCCACTGGAGGAATTCTTAACAAGCATGTGACAGGAAGTGGTAGTGACTCAGACAGTGCACAGTTTGAGGAGGAACCCTCTGAGATGTCCACACTGCTCCCTGATGGTCTTGCAAACATTATGGCTATGCTGGACGAGTCTATCAAAAAGGAAGAGGAGATGTATGACAGTGAGAAGATTGGCTCTACAGGTCTCTTTAACAGCTTTTCCTCTCATGTCCAGCCCATCAAGAGCTACCTGTGTGCTCCAGACCTGGTTCCTGCAACAAAGCATCAACACAACCAGGAAGATTTTGGCTCCAACCTTCATGCAAGCCCTCCTGTGCTCAGCCGCCAAGGCTCTCTTGCATCTCCTTGCAGTCGGACATCTTCCCTcaatgaggaggatgaggaataCCTCAAACCCCCTTCAGTTGTTGCTAAACAGTCAGTAGGAATGGGAGTGGGAAACACCAATTACCGTCACAGTGACCTTGCTAAACTTTACGGCCTCCCTGAGCAGACTAAAAGTGAGgctgatgaagatgaggaggaggaagattcTGAGACCCCATCTTGTTCTCCACCACCCCAAAGACCCCACCTTCACCAAACGGGTGTAAACAGCATGTTTAAGTCTCTAGCAACAGTGGTAGAAAGCCAGAAGTATGCATACAGAGGTGGACCCTTTGGCAGACCCCCTCCATCAGCGCTGGTTGGGGTCAAATATTCATCTTCACTGTCTCTAGGTCCTGATATTTGCCGTCAGCAGCAAAGTGGTTCTCCCACATCGGATTCGACAAATCCACCATTTAGTCCTGCTGTCCCTGCTCTTaagtcctctcctcctctgatggaagacacaaaactgaaaacagaGGATGCTGACATCTGGAGAGATAATGGAGAAAGAACAGAAGAAATTATAAACTCTATAAAGAAGGAGAGCATTCCTCCCATTAAGCCTATTAAGGTGGTTAAGAATGAGCAACAGCTGATGACCATCTCTGAGTCTTCTCTAGCAGAGCTGGGGAAGAGCTGTGAGATCATGCTCAGTCAACAGTCACTTCCTAACAAGAAGGCAGatggcagagaggaggagagccaCAAACCTGAGAAAGTAAAAGAACATAGAGATAAAGACAGaaacagggacagagagagggagaaagagaagaagaagcatgGCCACAGCAGTAGCAGAAAAcgtgaagaaagaaaagaaaagaagtatagagaaaggagagaggagatggATTTTTCTACagcgtcttcatcatcatcttccacCCATTCTAGCTCCAGCCACAAACGCCACAAAGATGGCAAGAGCCACAAGGAGAAGAAGGACCGCAGAATTCTTGGGGACCTCAACCTCCAGAGTAAAGAGGGGTCAGAGAAAAACAGGAGTCACCATgacacagacaaaaagaaacGCAAGGAAGCATCAGGTGCCAGCTCTACCAGTGAAGGAGAGCATGCTGAATGGACCTCAAGGAGTCCTGGAGAAAGATCTTCTGAGCACAAAAAAAGCTCTGAGGCTGGTTCTTCATTAGGTTCCACAGACTTGTTGAAACTGAAGGCTCTGTCTGATGGGCCACCCAAAGAGCTAAAGATCCGCCTTATCAAAGTGGAGAGTGGGGACAGGGAGACATTCATAGCCTCTGAGGTGGAGGAAAAGAGAATCCCATTGGGAGAAATCAGCATCAAGAATACAGCCAGTGAAATCATCAAGTCCTGCAA GGCAGCCAGGATCAAAGGGAAGTTCAAAGAATCTTACTTGCTCCCAGCCTTCTCTGTAAAGCCTATCATGACCATGGAGGAGCCCATACCAAGAGAGAAACTCAACCCTCCTACGCCCAGTATCTAT TTGGAGAGCAAGAGAGACGCCTTctcccctgtgctgctgcagttCTGTACTGACTCTAAAAATCCTGTGACTGTCATCAGAGGCCTCGCTGGATCCCTACGACTTA ACCTGGGGCTGTTTTCTACTAAGTCACTGGTGGAGGCCAATGCAGAGCAGGCAGTGGAGGTGAGGACTCAGGTGCAGCAGCCTGCTGATGAAAATTGGGACCCCAGTGGGACAGGTCAGACATGGCCCTGTGAGAGCAGCCGCTCCCACACCACCATCGCCAAATATGCCCAGTACCAGGCCTCCAGCTTCCAAGAGAGTCTGCAG GAGGAGAAAGgcagtgatgaggaggaggaggaggaggatgacaaGGAGAAGAAGCCACCCAACGGTTCTGAAACTCCCATTAAGGAGAACTCTAAAGAAAGTAGCAG TGGTGAGCAGAAACCTGTCGGGAAGATCATTAAGTTTGGCACCAACATTGACCTGTCGGATCCCAAAAG GTGGAAGTCTCAGCTTCAGGAGTTACAGAAGCTGCCAGCTTTCATGAGAGTGGCATCCAGTGGAAACATGCTGAGTCATGTAGGACACACAATCCTCGGTATGAACACTGTCCAGCTCTACATGAAGGTTCCAGGGAGCCGCACACCAG GTCACCAGGAGAATAATAACTTTTGCTCAGTGAACATCAACATTGGTCCTGGAGACTGTGAGTGGTTCTCTGTCCATGAGAACTACTGGGAGGCCATCAATGACTTCTGTGAAAA GCATGGTGTGGACTACCTGACAGGGTCCTGGTGGCCGGTACTGGAGGACCTTTACAAGGCCAACATCCCAGTGTACCGCTTCATCCAGCGGCCTGGAGACTTGGTGTGGATCAATGCTGGAACTGTTCACTGGGTTCAGGCTGTAGGCTGGTGCAATAACATTGCCTGGAATGTTGGACCTCTGAACG GTTACCAGTACCAGGTGGCCCTGGAACGCTTTGAGTGGAATGAAGTGAAGAAGGTGAAGTCCATCGTCCCCATGATTCATGTGTCCTGGAATCTGGCACGCACTGTCAAGGTCACAGACCAAGAAACATACAAGATGCTCAA ACACTGCCTGCTGCAGTCCATGAAGCACATCCAGATCCTCAGAGACCAACTGGTTGCTGAAGGCAAGAAGATTTCATACCAGAGTCGGGTCAAGGACGAGCCTGCCTACTACTGCAATGAATGTGAT GTGGAGGTGTTCAATTTGTTGTTTGTGACGAgcgagagcagcagcaggaaaacatATGTGGTTCACTGTGAAGACTGTGCACGTCAGCGTAGCCCCAACCTGACCAACGTCGTGGTGCTGGAGCAGTGCCGCACAGAAGAACTCATGAGTGCATACGACTCCTTCAGCCAG gcctcctcctccCGGTGA